Within the Cotesia glomerata isolate CgM1 linkage group LG6, MPM_Cglom_v2.3, whole genome shotgun sequence genome, the region atttttactaaaattcgATTAgctattcattaattaattacattaatatacgtccaataaatttataaaaattcagtagaatattaatatcaaagcatgtaatttaaaattaggaaaaacatggatttaatttatctaacttaatttaattaaaaaatgcctttaaaattgaataaaaattatttagcgGATCAGATCTCACTCACATgcattagaaaaattattttaattattatgaatttaattgatatttttattgttatcatgAAGAGCCGAATTCGTTCATCCATTTGTCATATTTCTCAAGATCTTCTTGTGAGACGCTCTTATTACATCTTTCAATAGCTTCATAAAAGTCAGCTGCTGATACTGGCAAGTCTAATTCTTCTTTAGGTAATTGCCGAATTTGATCGGGTTTTAATCCAGCTATTTTTTTCCTCATTGACATCATAGAAGCgtcccttaaaaaattttaaaaaaaaattagtttagaaatatcgaattatttttttttcaaaaaaatataattatttatatttacctGCAAACATTTGTAATATCTGCACCAGAGTAACCAGCAAGCTTTTTCGCAACATCTGATAGATTAACAAATGGATCAATTTTAACGTCGcgtagatttatttttagcaaCGATTCACGACCTTCACCTgcaagataaatatttattttattacttatatttagggttttttttttattttaaaataataattaataactagcaactttgcagtcactacgtgactgccgtgacttgtgaactataaataaatagaattttgctttattaaataatgaattatgttaaattgcactgtattttcttaaatattgacatttttaaaaatataagctcatccttatgttacactcatcaagagctttcatttgaatacccacatgcttttttgatatatttttcatatatacatattagggtggcgcaaaaaaatcgactattttttttttttgagtctcgagtgaaaaaatgttagtttttgatgttttaagagctctctccaaaggacagcttaaaaaaaaattttttaaatgtcgctccaaatttttttaaatttcaaaaatcgtcaaaaatcgaattttttttttttttttattttttttctcgttacggtataattttatagactaaaaaaaataagtttctgaaaatttcagttcaaaatttgaattttgaaaggtcgctcataatttttttcaatttattagtgcattagtttagattttttcgagcgaccttttactattcaaattaaaatttcatgcatttttttttttttatttagtacaataatcgataaaaatacatcacgagatgaactaaaaatcaagcacaacatagaaaatataatttttttttaatttaataattttatttaatcaactgccaggcgtgggttcgaatcccaagctggtcttagaaaccagcttggttgagatttgaccttgccgcgtaggttaagattttttcaaaccaaaaagaccccaaccTACCACTCGCAAcacttaaagtcggcgatatgactaattgaagaaaaaaaaaaaaattatgagcgtcctttcaaaatttaaattttgaactgaaactttcagaaacttattttgttttggtctataaaattataccgtaacgagaaaaaaaatttttaaaaaaattcgatttttgacgatttttgaaattttaaaaaatttggagtgaccttttaaaaatttttttttaagctgtcctttggtgagggctcttaaaacatcaaaaactaacattttttcactcgagacttaaaaaaaaaaatagtcggtttttttgcgccaccctaatacatatatatataatatatattttaaatatataagctcatcccgatgttacactaatcaagagctttcatttgagtacccacatgcatttttatatatttttcatatatacatatatataatatatataaatatatgaaaaattgatgtgggtacttaaatgaaaggtcttgatgagtgtaacatcaggatgagcttatatctttaaaaatgtcaatagttcacaagatacaagatcatttcttaattattgacattttttaagatataagctcatttcaatgttacatttatcgagacctttcatttaagtacctacatggcattttttatatattttatatatatggtatttatgaaatatataaatatataaaatatatgaaaaattgatgtgggtacttaaatgaaaggtcttgatgagtataacatcaggatgagcttatatctttaaaaatgtcaatagttcacaagatacaagatcatttcttaattattgacattttttaagatataagctcatttcgatgttacatttatcgagacctttcatttaagtacccacatggcattttttatatattttatatatatggtatttatgaaatatataaatatataaaatatatgaaaaattgatgtgggtacttaaatgaaaggtcttgatgagtgtaacatcaggatgagcttatatctctaaaaatgtcaatagttcacaagatagaaggtcgtttcttaattatgtatctagaaataaagcattttcgaatgcagcccaaataaatttttccgaaTCTAATTTATATGTACGTAAACTTCAAGTATCATGTCGTCTTATGTACCGTGACTAAAAtcctggtaaaaaataaaacttttttcttactATTTGGGAGTGGAATGTATATACGTTTTTCCAATCGTCGTCTTAAAGCTTCATCAATGTCCCATGGAAAATTGGTTGCGGCTAAGACCATGACAACTTTACTCGGATCATCACTAAAGAggtaaaattgttaaataaataatgaaaaattagttacatttttttggataatttttagtaatttgaaattttatgcttaaattcaaaattttaactcaATAATCGTTTAATgaataaacataaatttttttaattcatactTATTAGAACTTATTCCATCCATTTGAACAAGTAACTCTGATTTTACACGCCTAGATGCTTCATGTTCAGACTCGGATCCACGTCTTGAGCACAATGAATCGATTTCATCGATGAATATTGTACTTGGAGCATAAAATCGTGcctaaaaaacattttaataatttaatcttcaaagtttaataaattttaagttatattaaaattatttttctctaactaattaccatttcaaaaaGAAGTCGAACAAGTTTTTCAGATTCACCGCGATATTTTGATGTTAACGTTGACGACGATACATTGAAAAATGTTGTTCCACATTCTGTAGCAACTGCTTTAGCTAACATTGTTTTACCAGTACCTGGAGGTCCAACCATCAGAACTCCTTTCCATGGCCTTCGAATaccctaaaaaataatattataattataaaaattttaataaaattttttttaataatttaaaataatcagtgatttaaaatcttattttaaaattcaaaattttacttaataatttattataataaataccttaaaaaaatcagGCATCCACATTGGTAAAACCACGGCTTCTTCTAACAATCGTTTAGCCTCATAAAGATCAGCAATATCATCCCAGCGTATGTTAGGATTTTTTTGTACAATATCACgctctaaataaaaataaataaatttattatttaatttaaaaaagtaattaaaattaaaaaaattaatttaaattaattaattacctaACAAGTCAACTAAATCACGATCATTTCCAGAAGACTCAAACTTTTTCTCTTCTACTTCAACATCAGTACGGtcattgtcatttttttctttctcatcttttttgaagttttttttatcttcttttttattattattgctatttCCCTTAGCATCTGGTTTTTTAACAGCTGTTGATGATGTTTTACGTGGTGCAACACGATTTTGAGGTTTACGAACTCCATTTTGTGATTTCGgagttctaaaaaaaaatttaaatactttaaaaacataataatattctccaaaataaattttcaatattattttaatttttaattaatttttgatattgtttttaattttaatttgaactaatttttaatattattttaattttttgaaattaatggtttaaattttgatattgcagcaaaaaaaaaattggttttagaaaaacatttttaaaactaaagtttaatgaataattcaattttttattaattattaaaatcttgAGAGAAAATTAtgacacatttttttttataaaattgaattttgaacaacttttaaaaattttttttatacgaccaatatttttcccataatttaaaaaattcaacattaatttaattattaattattattttaaaataaaaataattacttctgTTCACCAGGTGCTAAAGGAGGCCACACGTCGGGATCACGTGTTTGATGTGCGTTCCATGATGATCCACTGGAAGACCATAAACTTGAATCTCTTACTGATTCTTCATATTGTAAACAAGAGGGACCTAAAACATcgaacattttattaatttatgcgccattaaattaaatattctaaaaaaaaattttaattaataattttataaaatttcaagatatttatatgaaaattaagtt harbors:
- the LOC123267696 gene encoding katanin p60 ATPase-containing subunit A-like 1 — encoded protein: MAVSLNEISDNTKLARELALTGNYETSGVYYQGVIQQINRLLSTIADTARKAKWQLVQHQIVDEYDKVTAALRATQLFKVDVPSEKLLGPSCLQYEESVRDSSLWSSSGSSWNAHQTRDPDVWPPLAPGEQKTPKSQNGVRKPQNRVAPRKTSSTAVKKPDAKGNSNNNKKEDKKNFKKDEKEKNDNDRTDVEVEEKKFESSGNDRDLVDLLERDIVQKNPNIRWDDIADLYEAKRLLEEAVVLPMWMPDFFKGIRRPWKGVLMVGPPGTGKTMLAKAVATECGTTFFNVSSSTLTSKYRGESEKLVRLLFEMARFYAPSTIFIDEIDSLCSRRGSESEHEASRRVKSELLVQMDGISSNNDDPSKVVMVLAATNFPWDIDEALRRRLEKRIYIPLPNSEGRESLLKINLRDVKIDPFVNLSDVAKKLAGYSGADITNVCRDASMMSMRKKIAGLKPDQIRQLPKEELDLPVSAADFYEAIERCNKSVSQEDLEKYDKWMNEFGSS